In the Candidatus Methylomirabilota bacterium genome, one interval contains:
- a CDS encoding TIGR00725 family protein: MPAAAQIGVIGEGVCSRRTAALARRVGAAIARAGARLLCGGRGGVMEAASRGAADAGGLVVGILPGFSRRDANRWVTVPIVTGMDQARNVILVRSCDALIAVGGMYGTLSEIALAIKLGKPVVGLGTWRLRQPEGRRVPIIRAKTPEDAVARAIRAAKTARGARTWLS; encoded by the coding sequence GTGCCGGCCGCCGCGCAGATCGGAGTCATCGGTGAAGGCGTGTGCTCCAGGCGCACGGCGGCCCTTGCCCGGCGCGTGGGCGCCGCCATCGCGCGAGCCGGCGCGCGGCTTCTCTGCGGCGGGCGCGGGGGCGTGATGGAAGCGGCCTCGCGCGGGGCCGCCGACGCTGGCGGCCTCGTGGTCGGCATCTTGCCCGGCTTCAGCCGCCGGGACGCCAACCGCTGGGTGACGGTGCCCATCGTCACCGGGATGGACCAGGCGCGGAACGTGATCCTCGTGCGCTCGTGTGATGCCCTCATCGCCGTCGGCGGCATGTACGGCACCCTGTCCGAGATTGCCCTGGCCATCAAGCTGGGCAAGCCCGTCGTTGGCCTCGGCACATGGCGATTGCGCCAGCCCGAAGGCCGGCGCGTGCCCATCATCCGCGCGAAGACGCCGGAAGACGCGGTGGCGCGCGCGATCCGCGCGGCAAAGACCGCGCGCGGCGCCCGCACCTGGCTCTCCTAG